The stretch of DNA AGAGATAAAATTATGAAAAGGTGAGAGAAAATATCATGTTCATTTTCGTGTATTACACATCCACATCCAAAAATATGAGATGTGATCAATGTATAAGTTACTCACTCCGACATCTTGGCGTTTGTTTGATTTCACACCCTGTGAAAAAAAATAGGTCATTATTTCATATACATTTCAAACTAATTCAAAGCAATACAATTACTGCATTTCCAGTCACCTGTCATGTCAGTTAAATATATCTGCAAAAATTTGTCAGATTTACAAATTGCAAGTGgaaaacatatttatttttatgtgtACTTTCTGTTATCAACTGCATGGCTTTGTTTAACAGTGGCAAAGAATAAGAATACAATTCACAACTATGTACATTTAtgtgatatatactgtaactacaatGGTCAAATGTCCTAACTTTGACATGTTCTAATGTTGAGTATGTTGATTATCAAACTATCAAATTGTTGATGTATTTTCAATTTCTTTTTCAGATGAACATTGATGGAATTTAGGTGGAGATAATTAGATATTATTTTGTTCACCTAAtctaaacagatgtaccaatTAATCTCTCCAGGAATCTCTCAAGGAGGATCAATCAGAAGTCACGCTGAGTTTAATCACTATGGAAGTTCTTTATACAGGGCAGTCATGCATAATTGTTCCACTGAGGGGAAACACTATAGCCTACCAACACAAGTGAGGGCTGAGGGGAAACACTATAGCCTACCAACACAAGTGAGGGCTGAGGGGAAACACTATAGCCCCCCAACACAAGTGAGGGCCATTTGGCCCTGGAAAAGCAGCAGGGTCTAAATTAGTCTAAGAATATGAAGGCCAGCTGTTCTCCTTGAGTAGCTCCATAATGGAAGGCTGGGAGATTATCAACAACCTGATACCACCTCTGTTGATGCCCAGCCTACCCTCTAGAATATCCCTGAGATGGCAGAGATGTTACACCATCACATCTGAAATAAGGGCTCACCTGCCTGGAAAAGTCCACTTGATCCAGCACTTCAATAGAGCTTTGACTGTTTAAAGGGGCAATCGGGGATTCAAACATTAATAAAGTGGCCACCCtaacactgttttggtaaacagcggtaggatggggctggagaaatgtaatcactTTCAAATTCAAAAACAGCTATATATCTTtaatttaaaagtaaaaaaatggatgtaccaatcACAGATTGCCCTTTTATGGTTAGAAGACCTGTCAAACACCAAAATAAAAGCCTCTGGATAAATCTGCTGAACCTAAATCTCTTGTAAAAAATGTATTGTAAATTGATAATCCCAGTGCTTTCATAAAGGATGAGATGTGGCTTTGAATCTGGATCTTTGGCAGATAGTACCATGGACACTGACTatcctcagtaaaaaaaaaaaaacacagtgtTAAATTGAACACCTTCTTAGTCATTATACGTGGCCcaccaaaatagtgttaaactAACACTTTTCAAAGTGTTGATAAACTAACACCTCAAGAGTTTAGGGTCCCTAACGCTATAGGTATTGCAAATTCCAACTTAAATTAACACTTTATAACAGTTGATGCTTTCTCAGCGTTAGGGAATTAGCACCTGTGGTGTTACAGTAACTGGTTTTTGGGTGTTGTTTTAACACTGTAGGCAGGGTGTATAGTCTTATTTGCATATGTGTTTCCCAGCGTGCCTTTCAAGTAAATTTTAGAGGTACCACCCATGACTATGTTTGCTAGTGACATTTCTGTTAAATCTCTGATTGCAATGGAAGTTAGAGGGGTACTTGTTATCATATTTCCTAACAAGCTTTGTTCCAGATTGATTGTTAGAAATAGTTTGTTTTAATATCTGTGTCTGCATGCACATTGATTAATTTATCTTAAACTTTATCAAAGATAAATGACTTacattttctaaactaatccaatctgtaaagggttggacttattgcacccgttactgagatgGTAATTCCAGTTTACATGGTTTAGGTAGTGTTGTTTGTCAAGTTGTTCACCATAGCAATCATTCTGAATACAGGTTGTGAGTGATAAAATATTCAAATTGTTGGATTTCCTCCATCTGGCTGGATTACGATAGGAATTACTAATCACTTCACAAACCAGTGTATTGTAAGACTTGCAGGTCTGATGTGCAAAGATTTTCATACCACAATGTCGAGGATAACTAGGCATAACTAAAGGCTTTATGAAATGTATAATATATGGTCATAAAGGGTTTACTTTAAATGTAAACACATTCACTTAGGAGGTCATTTCAGGGCTAAATGTTATTGAATGCAActaccatgtctctgtcacttaCAAACACAGTCATGGGTAGGTATCGCTCACATTCAATTGAAatcagtagtttatgtgtcggggggctagggtcagcctgttatatctggagtatttctcctgtcttatccggtgtcctgtgtgaatttaagtatgctctctctaattctttctttctctctctcggaggacctgagccctaggaccatgcctcaggactacctggcctgatgactccttgctgtccccagtccacctggccgtgctgctgctccagtttcaactgttctgcctgcggctattgaaccctgacctgttcaccggatgtgctagctgtcccagacctgctgttttcaactctctagagacagcaggagcggtagagatactctgaatgatcggctatgaaaagccaactgacatttactcctgaggtgctgacctgttgcaccctcgacaaccactgtgattattattatttgaccctgctcgtcatctatgaacatttgaacatcttggccatgttctgttataatctccaccctgcacagccagaagaggactggccacccctcatagcctggttcctctctaggtttcttcctaggttctggcctttctagggagtttttcctagccaccgtgcttctacacctgcattgcctgctgtttggggttttaggctgggtttctgtacagcactttgagatatcagctaatgtaagaagggctatataaatacatttgatttggaaGGCATGCTGGAAAATATGCAAACATGCCTTTACACCCTTTACACAGTGTTAAAACAACCCCCTCCCCTAAATACTGTAACACTACATGTGTTATTCCCTAACACAGAGAAAGTATAACAGCATCAACTCTAATAAATGGTGTTAGGGAACCAAGTGTTAGTTTTACACTATTTTGGTGGGTCACATATAATTTATAAGTGTTACATTTGACACTGTGAGTATTAAATTCTGATCTAAAATTTAATGTGTAATGCCACACTTCATTCAACATTGATATAAAATGTAAGATTACCTTCAACACACAAAGAAAGACACGTTTAGAAACCCTGACAATCACTTCATCACATTACCCTTGCAGGACGAAGGTAAAAACTGATATTACCTCAGTGATAACCTGGTATAATCTTCTGTGATCTACTTTATTATCCAATTCGGCAACCTGCGTTAGCTTCTTTATGCCTTCCCATCTCCACAACCAACATAACATCCTCCGGGTTTGAGATTATATTCCAGCCAAATCCTCATCTGTGTTATATAGTGAAAAATTGTTTGCGTTGACACCAAGATAAACACTGGGGGTATCGCATTTCACATTCATCAGTTAAAGGTGTCTAGTAATGTCAAACAGCCCACATAAACAGCATCTAGGTCTAGAACAACCTAGACTGTCCTCTTGTAATGTAGAAAGGGCTGGATAATGTCTCCTTCACAAATGTTTGCATTGTACTTCCATAAAAACCTACACTAATCTTCAACGGATTGACAATATCTCATTGAAACTGCATGAAACCAGGCAAAATGCTTTAATAGGCAACACCCACCACAGAAACCACCACATCCAAACAAAGAAGCAATAAGTCCCAAAGCCTTAAAATAGAGCCTGTACATAAACCGGCACAAACTCATTTGAAACCAGATGGACCACTGAATAAATCCAAACAATTCACCAATAGCACAGAGCAGTCAAGCTATAGCCGGCTAAAAGAAGAGCAGTTCTCACCTAGGAGCTGAGCAGGAATAGGAGCGCGACAGATTTTGGAGGAAGGATGGGTGAGACCGGCTAGTGGCTACAGCAGCAGATGGAATCATAAGATGGTATATATTGCAATTCCCAATGGCCAAGGAAATCCCATCTTTCTGTTTATGGAAGTAGATTCATCCACAGACCAATAGGCAAGCACCTGAAATGCTATATCTGACTCCCACCTCCTCCGTTATAAATAACCTTACTCTGATGATATTGTGATTGTTATGTGATAATTCCTTTAGACAACAGCCTTATTTAGTACAGAAGAAAGTGGTGGCTGATGCTTCCTTTCTGATTAGTTGTGGGTAGCTTGGTTTACTGCTGCGAGTCAGATAGTCACTTTAGCTTCAGAAAGTGTGAAGAATTgagagacagggctagggttGTTAGTGCGTTTGATAGGGAGATCACCATTCAGAAAGAGTTCTACAGAGAAGTGGCAGTGTGATACCACCACCATCAGTTTGAGCAGGCTGAAGAAAAGGAGGCAATGCTCAGTGATGAAAGTTAAGGAGACAGCAGGTGTGAGAATGGTCCAGGGAATTTGTTTTGGCTGCACAGTGAAGAGTATTCAGGAAGCTGTACATGAAATGACCAATAGACTTGTATAATTAACCAGAAGCAGCAACAGCACAGCGCAAGCTACTTTAGAGAAACAGTGAGCAGTTAATGGTGATGTGTTAGAGGAGAATCAATATATACCAGCATCATGCTTGGGCATTTCTTCCAGAACATACCAGGTTGAGGTGGCGGTCACCATAGCACTGAGAAAAAGTGTTTATACTAAACAGAAGAACGTTTGTTTTAGTAATAATATATGTAATATCTGCCATTGAATATGAATGTTTAATTTAGTGCCATATTCAGTATGGTATGACGTTAGCTGAAGAGCTGTTTCTTCCAGACAGCCGGACTACATTGAATCTAACACTGTGTTACAATGGGCAAAGGGTTGGAATGATATCAAATGCCCGATCGCATGTAAAAAGGCTCTTTGCAGACGTCACATCACTAATGGGTTGGACAGGTGGGTAAGTGAATACAGCAGCCTCAACATGAAGCCTGAGAATgggggagatgggaggggaggagagaggtaaaCTGTGGGGATATATAGCACTTAAGGACCAGTGAGAGCCAGAAGAGGGGCAAGGCGATGGAATAAAGGGAAAGCTGAAGTCGTGCAGGTCATAGAAGTCATGGAGGCTGGTGACAGACAGACCACAGCAGCAGTGTTAGCCCTGTGTGTGGGATAAGGCTAATAATACTGTGATGGGGTCACGGTCAGCAAGCCCCCCTTCACCCTCTGCATGAATGATTGACGTTGTGAAGATGAATTTcttcaaaaatgtaaatgtttaaagCTGATTATTTTAAAACTGGTGCCTGGCTCCTTATTCTGCAGAgggtattttgtgtgtgtgtctcctcttcAGATAGCAGAATAATAGTTTCCTGATGCTCGACCTCAAACCTTGAAGCCCCCATTTTCCTATGATTCTCTACCCTTTCCGCCCTCCTTGAGAGTGCACTTGTTCACATCACGACTGATATTAAATTGGGGGAATACAAGATTAGCCTCGTGTAAATTCACTAGACATCAAACTgaagaaaacagagagaaatGGGGATGGACTACCTGAACTGATAAGAAACTTGTTTTTgtggcaaaacgttttgcaacattTGCTATGGTATACACTAATGAATAGAACCCCGAGAACACTAAGACTCAACTTTGTTTACGTTTCTATACAGAATAATCCGGTCAAACAATATACATATGGCTATGATGTAATGTCTTTTTTTAATATGTACACCTACCAAAAACTCGACACAGGAAATGCGTAGCTTCACATATTCTGGTTTCATATACAGTTCAGTCAAAACATTCTGGGCCATTATACAGCTCACCTGAGAAGTTGTAAAACCAAACCAAAGTTGAGAGACGACCCAAAGACACCATCACAAGGGTCAAAAAACCCTTCTATaaccatttatttttttaaatatagtaTATTCACCATGAAAATGTTAAAACATCCGTCTATGGCCTAAATTGTATGGCGTGCAGAAGTGCACAAAATGTTGAATCATCACATTTAGGGtcacaaaattcccaggttttccagaaatcccagttggtAGATTCCAGGAATCAGGTGGAAATACACAGAAAACGctgaatcctccaaccaggatttctggaacaCCTGGGAATTCTGGGAAAGTTAGGGTCATTCTGTAACCCTGATCACATCATGGATGAATGGTCACAGCCACATTTCGCATAGTACATAAGACTGTGCACCCACTGACCACCAAAACATGTTACAGCAATAACCAATTCACATAACTGTATTCTTTCATAAAATCCTTACGTCATGTATtccaattaaaaacattgacagcaTCAATAGGCAACATTTTAAAGTAGAAAAATGTTTATCAACGCCCAACAACTGCATACAAAGTGTGCAAGTGTCACTGTACAGTCGCACAAGACAAATTCAAGCAAAGGCACCATACTCATATACTGAAGCTTCCATTCCACCCATACTGGTCACAGAACAACAAAAATGTACTATAACCACTGACAAAAATAAGCAATTCTAATATTAAATCTGTCAGATAAAAGAATAGTGGTTTATGATCATAATCATACTACAATAACATTGAATCAGTGGCATTTTATGAATATGATAAATTACTGTAGcaagccatttttttttttttttttacagaaatgtaacTATTTTCTAAATCATATGAGCCTCTACACAACTCCCTGGAGAGAAAGTTTTGCTTTCCAATGTTATGTTAATTTGAGTTGATTTTGCAATTCAGACAGTTCTAAAGTGGGCAACATTCAACCCTTGTGTTGAGGTAGAGAATGCTAACATTTAGCCTGTTGTGGCTGAAGCAAAGTAATAAAACCCTAATCCTAGACGTAGTCACTACTGGTCTATGACTACTTCCAAGATAAGTCAAATAATGAAAATATTACTTTTGAACAAAATATTGGGATCAAATTAACTAAATCGAACACTAGAGCACAAAGTCTTCAAAACAATAATATTAAAAAGACATTTCCATACCACAGAACAATGATAATAAAAAAGTTATAACTGGTGTTTAAATTCATGTCAGCTTACTAATACCCATCAAACTGTGCATTTCTGGAGAACCTTTTTAGGTAGTGCAATAGAATTTCTCGCAGTACAACACTGAATCACCATTCAGTCGGATTTATAATATACTAATACTGACATTCCAGAGAGATAGATACTGACCATCCATTTTCATTGCATACACAACAGCTGAAATTACAAAGCCACAGTTTCCAAGAAGTACCACAGCAAATGTTTACAACGGTGAGTTAAAGTGATAGGGAACGTCATGTAAGTTAGTTTTCCTCATAGAGGATGATCTATGATAATTCAATGTCTTCCACCTGGTCTTCTGTACCATAGTGGAAAATGTCTGAGGAGGATACCACAttgttatgtctgtctgtctgtggcaggAGGGTCACAGACCAATTGAGGTGTGAGGGAGGGATTTACAACAACAAATCGGCATCCATGTGCAAAGTCCCCTGCATGTCGCTGATATAGTACAGTAATGATCTGCTCCTGTGATTGGCCAATGTAGATCCAAGAGAGCAGTGACGTCCTCCATTATTCACACAGAGCTTTCAGCAGTGTTTGCAGCTATATTGGAATGACATCATCATTACTTCTCCTGAGAACTCCCATTCAAATTCCCctgaaataaaaacacagccaCAATAAAACCAACGTGGCACAGGGCTTATTCAGCCTGAAGTCACAGTCTAGAATGAAACATTTTCCATATCTAGCAGACGTAAAGAGTAAAACATCTAATCGCTTATGGAGAAACATCAAAGTCAAATTCACGGGCTCAGAAGAGGACAAATACATCAACTTGCATTTACATTTTCACAAGCATTTTGATGCGTCGCAAGTACAGTGAGCTTCAAAAGTATTGGGACTGAcacatgttgttgttttggctctgtactccagcactttggatttgtaATGATACGatgactgaggttaaagtgcagactgtcagctttcatttTAGGGTaatttcatccatatcgggtgaaccgttaaGAATGTACACCACTTTTTGCACATACCAAAAATATTGGGACATTCACTTATATTTGTATTAAACtggtcaaaagtttagtatttggtcccatattcctagcacgcaaagattacatcaagcttgtgagactctacaaacttgttggaggcatttgctgtttgttttggtggtgtttcagattattttctgcccaatagaaattaatggtaaataatgtgtagtgtcattttggagtcacttttattgtaaataagaatagaatatggtTTCTATACACTTCTACAATGGTTCAccagatatggatgaaaataccctaaaattaaagctgacagtccgcactttaacctcagtcatcgtatcatttcaaatccaaagtgctggagtacagagccaaaacataaaaaatgtgtcactgtcccaatacttttgaagCTCACTGTTAGTGGCAACATCTCCATATCCAGTTGATGACAGAAAGTAAAGCTGCCTTTCAAAAATTGTCCATAGAAAAATATCCATTGAATGCCACGGTTAGATTAGAAAAATAAAGAGGGCCAAACTACagggggagtggagggggaggagcCAGGTCAGGTCCAGGCCACTTTCCTTGAGATGGCCTGCTTGAAGCACTCTGGGTCCACGTTCCCTCCAGGCCGCAGAGCTCTCTCCAGGCTCACCAGCACATTCTGGTGACACTCCCTGATGTTAACGGGGTACTTGGCCCTCAGCAGCTCGTAGGCCGAGATCAGCCGCATATTCTGCTTCACCATGAGGTACTGGATGATACAGGTCGGAGCCAGGGAGTACCCGTCACGGCAGTGGACTAGCACTCGTTTCCTTTTTTCCGTGGAAGCCTCGATGCACTCGTTGATGTCCTCGAAGCAGTGCTGCTTCAGGGCGGGGCTTCCCTCGCCCAGCGCGTCTGGGACATCGCGGATGTCCACCTTGAGGCGGGACCAGCTGTGGCGGGCTCCTCGGGAGCAGGTGCAGGGGATAAGGCTGAGACTTGGGCCGGGGTCCCCCGGCATGCTGCTCATGTCGATGATGCTGTCAATGTTGTTGCGACACAGCGTGCGCCCGTTATACGCTGCGTTCAGGTTGCCCACGAAGATGTAGTCCGTCACCTTGGAGATGACGGGCTCAGAGTACTGGAAGTGTTCCGGGACGTTCTGTTTGGGCGTGTCTGGCGTGTCTGGTGGACCCGCCCTGCCCACTGACCCCACCCCGGCCGGACCTGTGGCAGCTCTCATGCTGTAGTTACGCAGCTTCTTGGAGCCGGAGCGGGAGGGGGGGTTGGAGTCGGACTCTGAGCTGCTGTTCCAGGGAGGGGAAAATAGGGAGAAGCGGCTGGAGGACTTGCTCTTGGTGAGGTTCTCCACGGGGCTAGATAGGCCAGAGCTGGAGGCCGTGGTGGAACCAGAGGCACAAAACAATGAGGCCCTCTCCAGGGAGCCTGTGCTGCTGGCTGCTCCTGCACTGTGGGCCTGCTCCATCTGCAGGGAGACACAAAtgacatcaaacacacacacaaagcatacTGAAGTAGGGCACCATACCAGAAGATCAAATCTGTGTCCTTTCAAAGAAATACATTTTGGGATGTCAGCAATACATTGAAATACTAGTAACaatcaggggttggaaccaaaacgttttgttttttgtttttttagagGAACAGAACCAGAACTGACAATGAATGTGATCTATATTGTTCTGGAACAGAGGCATTCTTTTAAAAAGCATGAGAACAGGTTAACGTTATTTTACATTCCGGACATTTTTTTCCAGTcccacaaaaaataaaaaaaaataaagcgcctatgcaaagccctcactgtCAACTCAGAAACtaattccagtgtctgcctgccagctggaaatctttgccagtgtgtgtgcatgtgtagggTATCTGCCCCTCCCCCCGAAGCATAGTCTACTGTAGCTACTAACATTACAGGCGTcattcagaaattaggg from Salvelinus fontinalis isolate EN_2023a chromosome 5, ASM2944872v1, whole genome shotgun sequence encodes:
- the LOC129855065 gene encoding uncharacterized protein LOC129855065 isoform X2; translated protein: METVEKWNKCLISPKLLDRKVFPKQNGKTGMIVKHLHNTFRLQHSLQIQSISRSECATGSCPNLMMSRNEHHEPRPVPVALTPQLVPRAHRPLCLSVSSDSNGRFKALETQEWKNNLKAQMEQAHSAGAASSTGSLERASLFCASGSTTASSSGLSSPVENLTKSKSSSRFSLFSPPWNSSSESDSNPPSRSGSKKLRNYSMRAATGPAGVGSVGRAGPPDTPDTPKQNVPEHFQYSEPVISKVTDYIFVGNLNAAYNGRTLCRNNIDSIIDMSSMPGDPGPSLSLIPCTCSRGARHSWSRLKVDIRDVPDALGEGSPALKQHCFEDINECIEASTEKRKRVLVHCRDGYSLAPTCIIQYLMVKQNMRLISAYELLRAKYPVNIRECHQNVLVSLERALRPGGNVDPECFKQAISRKVAWT
- the LOC129855065 gene encoding uncharacterized protein LOC129855065 isoform X1; translated protein: MKRRFICQLRDDERKSNKIIAYHYTRRQKMETVEKWNKCLISPKLLDRKVFPKQNGKTGMIVKHLHNTFRLQHSLQIQSISRSECATGSCPNLMMSRNEHHEPRPVPVALTPQLVPRAHRPLCLSVSSDSNGRFKALETQEWKNNLKAQMEQAHSAGAASSTGSLERASLFCASGSTTASSSGLSSPVENLTKSKSSSRFSLFSPPWNSSSESDSNPPSRSGSKKLRNYSMRAATGPAGVGSVGRAGPPDTPDTPKQNVPEHFQYSEPVISKVTDYIFVGNLNAAYNGRTLCRNNIDSIIDMSSMPGDPGPSLSLIPCTCSRGARHSWSRLKVDIRDVPDALGEGSPALKQHCFEDINECIEASTEKRKRVLVHCRDGYSLAPTCIIQYLMVKQNMRLISAYELLRAKYPVNIRECHQNVLVSLERALRPGGNVDPECFKQAISRKVAWT